The sequence CACGCTAGCCTTACGCTGCCACATCATCGCGGTTATCATCGCAGCAGCCTGGCACTTTGACTGGCCTTTCACTTCGTGTGCGTCGTCCGGTTAGGTCGTGAATTGGGGCGATTCTTCCGCAGTAGAAAACTGATACACCACACATATAATTAAGGATATCCAACAAATGTACGAAAAAAGTGGTATGAATTTATCTCCgagcaaaatatcacaagtcagttaaaaaggcgcttggtgcggtttcggtgaaccccgaccatttattaattgaatatttttttctgctcaATTATGTCTGATACATACTACTCATCTAATCAAGCTGAAGCATATATTGATAGGAAGGAGCTCTTTGCCGAGCCGGAGGGTTGTGGCCTCAAGCTTATCGTCATCCACTTAAGCGCTCGTCACATACGAGAAACTACTTGAGTTTGCCGAATACCACAGCATGTTCCTAGAGACACAGCTTGGATTTCGTGCTCCAACTGAGTCTCTTAAACTCCAGCCATGGCTCTACTCGATGTCGAaaaggcattcgacaatgttTGGCATGTTGTGTACAAAATACGAAGCTACAATCATCCCAGTTGCttagtgaaaatcatcaactatCTGTCGGACAGCACATTTCAGGTCACAATCTGCTGGGCGAGTTCCGATGCGCTTGACATCATCACAGGCGTCCCCAAGGGCAATATCCTCGGGCCCTGATGTTCAACATGCTCGACCTTTACGAACCTCCAGATGGCTGCATTATGtctttgttcgcagatgacaacTCTCTCGTCTACAAAAGTAGAATGAAAAAGAAGGAaagggacgtttggccgaaagtaatTTCAAATTGTTTCAGAAGAACAAGGTGGGCCTTGGATGTGATCGGTCGCAAATTTTGACAcgttgaaaaagttttttgtccgagacgagccagcctagggctgcaagtcgttaataaagacataaaaaagtGTTTTGTGTTTGTTGCCGTTTGAAAACGAGATAATTTTAGATTGTTAAATAAGAAATGTTTCAAGAAATCTGTGAATGGTATTATTATCTCGTTTAACAGCCCTATGTTTCGACCGGACCTGGTGAGTATTCATTcaattatttagtttacatctaaacagacaatttgacgccacaatacacggttcgaggccgcatctctccatcctcgaatgcaccCACGcaggcttgacaaaactcctcaccCTCGCTAGAgttaaataaaatcatcatcagcaaaatgctgccttcgcatcctcacaaatgagtggaagcgtaaaaaaGCAGAAGTACAAAAAAACAGagtgaggaaaagcaaaataaaaacacatgtgagtgaggcgtCGGGCAAAAGAGCACTCACTGAGCCTCCGGAGCGGCGCTatgtatgtgaaaaaaatcttggaggctgttttgagtgtgagtgtaTGTGAGTGGCGCACCAaaagaaaaagatgaacagatagactcgctcttgttttgcgacgcacaagctcgggtttaatgatgcacaatgttgtgagttttgatgcttatttctgctcctcaaaaaaactcttgctcttgctcattttctactcggcgaggagtttttgACAAGCCTGCACCCAcgttcgccaagtcgttttgcacctggtctgcccacctagatcgctgcgctccacgccgtctcgtacacGCCGAATCGGAAaagaacaccatctttgcaaggttgctgtccggcattcatgcaacatgccctgcccatcgtacccttccggctttagcttccttctggatactgggttcgccgtagagctgggcgagctcgtggttcattcttcgccaccacGCACCGCCTTTTTGCACactgccaaagatggtcctaagcacccgtctctctaATACTCCGAGTGTTTGcaagtcctcttcgagcattgtcTATGTTTTATGTGCGTAGAGGACTatcggtcttatcagcgtctggCGTTACTTACTGCTGCTCATTATTTTTGAGGAAGTGGCAGTAGCTCGGTTAGctggctaaatgacatttttatttgaatagattttttattattctaaggcagcggttctcaacctttttcttgagaggtatccTTTCAAACTttcgcattaattgaggtaccctttcttgaagcaggcttccaagccattTGAAAGTGCAATTCAAAGCCTCTTGCATggagcttctgaatctcttgaaagaaggtcactgcacctcttgataagaggcttctgagcatcttgtagAGAGATTTTCGATCCTCTCGAAAGACTGccttcgagccacttaaaatgtaaaaataaggCCTCTTTAGCATCTAAGAAGgacgcttctgaacctcttgaacgtagaattccgagctttttgaagggaggcttacgagcttcatgaaaggaggcttccgagcctcttgaaagcaggcttccgagcctcttaaaaggaccgaacctcttgaaaggaggcttcctagccccttgaaaggaggcttcctagccccttgaaaggaggcttccgagcctcttgaaaggaggcttccgagcctcttgaaaggaggcttccgagcctcttgaaaggaggcttccgagcctcttgaaaggaggcttctgagcctcttgaaaggaggcttctgagcctcttgaaaggaggcttgagcctcttgaaaggaggcttctgagcctcttgaaaggaggcttcctgagcctcttgaaaggaggcttctgagcctcttgaaaggaggcttctggagcctcttgaaaggaggcttctgaggcctcttgaaaggaggcttccgagcctcttgaaaggaggcttctgagcctcttgaaaggaggcttccgagcctcttgaaaggaggcttccgagcctcttggaaggaggcttccgagcctcttgaaaggaggcttccgagcctcttgaaaggaggcttccgagcctcttaaaaggaggcttccaagcctcttgaaaggaggctctcaagcctcttgaaaggaggctccccagcctcttgaaaggaggctcccaagcctcttgaaaggaggctcccaagcctcttgaaaggaggctcccaagcctcttgaaaggaggctcccaagcctcttgaaaggaggctcccaagcctcttgaaaggaggctcccaagcctcttgaaaggaggctcccaagcctcttgaaaggaggctcccaagcctcttgaaagtaggctcccaagcctcttgaaaggaggctcccaagcctcttgaaaggaggctcccaagcctcttgaaaggaggctcccaagcctcttgaaaggaggcttccaagcctcttgaaaggaggctcccaagcctcttgaaaggaggctccaaagcgtcttgaaaggaagctcccaggcctcccgggcctcttgaaaggaggctcccaagcctcttgaaaggaggctcccaagcctcttgaaaggaggctcccaagcctcttgaaaggaggctcccaagcctcttgaaaggaggctcccaagcctcttgaaaggaggctctcaagcctcttgaaaggaggctcccaagcctcttgaaaggaggctcccaagcctcttgaaaggaggctcccaagcctcttgaaaggaggctcccaagcctcttgaaaggaggctcccaagcctcttgaaaggaggctcccaaacctcttgaaaggaggctcccaaacctcttgaaaggaggctcccaaacctcttgaaaggagactcccaaacctcttgagaggagactcccaaacctcttgaaaggaggctcccaagcctcttgaaaggaggctcccaaacctcttgaaaggaggctcccaagcctcttgaaaggaggctcccaaacctcttgaaaggaggctcccaagcctcttgaaaggaggctcccaagcctcttgaaaggaggctcccaagcctcttgaaaggaggctcccaagcctcttgaaaggaggctcccaagcctcttgaaaggaggctcccaagcctcttgaaaggaggctcccaaacctcttgaaaggaggctcccaaacctcttgaaaggaggctcccaagcctcttgaaaggaggctcccaagcctcttgaaaggaggctcccaagcctcttgaaaggaggcttccgagcctcttgaaaggaggctcccaagcctcttgaaaggaggcccccaagcctcttgaatggaggctcccgggcctcttgcatGTGGGCTCccgccctcttgaaaggaggctcccaagcctcttgaaaggaggctcccacacctcttgaaaggaggctcccaaacctcttgaaaggaggctcccaagcctcttgaaaggaggctcccaagcctcttgaaaggaggctcccaagcctcttgaaaggaggctcccaagcctcttgaaaggaggctcccaagcctcttgaaaggaggctcccaagcctcttgaaaggaggctcccaagcctcttgaaaggaggctcccaagcctcttgaaaggaggctcccaagcctcttgaaaggaggctcccaagcctcttgaaaggaggctcccaagcctcttgaaaggaggctcccaagcctcttgaaaggaggctcccaagccgtTCGAAAAGAGGCTCCCAAGTtttttgaaaggagctttccgagccttttgaaaggagaggACTTCCAGGCTTccgaggcttccgaaccttttgaaagaaggcttcctgaaaggaggccttcgagcttcttggaagacggcttccgagaagcgtagaaggatgcttctaatactcttacaacgaagcaaccgagcttaGCTTTTCTTTAAAGCCTTTAGATTTCAGTTCAAAAGCATAGTCCTAAcgtattattcaatattttgtttagatcaggtagattgcattaaAGATTTTCCAAACTTGCTCATTTGACGTCTTgtccatttgatttttattctgCAGCCCTTCATACGCTGTGCTGGTTGAGGAgagcaggattcaattggctttgatttaccGTTCGCCAtgtatattatgtacaagacaatgttttgaaataaaaatacagaATTATCAAAACTTAAACAATAAGTTTCAATTGGAATTTAATACGTcagccattacgcatttttgtccgaggtactcCCTAGGGCTAGCAAAGGTACCTTCAGGGCTACATGTACCCCACGTTGAGAATCGCTGTTCTAAGGAGAAGGCTTGTACACAAAGTGCTTGCTCGGGCAACATTTCGGCGGAATATAACAGACTTGGTTGGATGGGGTAGAATCCTCTCGCTATCTCAAAGCATTGTATTTTGTAGAAACTACTTGTGTTTCTCAATGATTTGATTTCACAGATTTCAGCTGATTCTAGAACCATTATGTTGAACCCTTTTTGACCCTTCCCCCTCGTCAACATCGTAAAGTGAAGACACCCTCTCCCGCCTTAACGTAGGCTGTCGcagatattgaatagtataataagCGATCTGGCATTATGAAAGCGTCCAAATATTCTTTTAGGCATTTCATTCAAATTACCAAAttaccaaattaccagttcggccgtatgtcgctttcagcctaatgacattttcggaTTAATGAATGGTTATTGGTTCGGCCATATGAAATTCGGCCAGATAGCTTTCGCCTTAACttgttattcggccaagtagCATTTGAACAAAAGACTTTCTACCGAAATGCCAAAAGTTGTTTGAcgaaatatgtcatttgacttAAAAAGTCGTTCAGTTGATTAGGACATTTGGACAAAATGGTCAGAAAGGATAATTTTACCGGCCGTGTTGACATTTTTGGTCATACAGAAcctattcgattttggcaacacgcaCGGTACACGTATGTTTCAAAATCGAATGTTGCACAAATTataattgattttgaattttattcatgaaACTTCGCATTTTTTTTACTTATTGTGACACTAGACACACCGTCACACTTTTAACgcaaattttgcatttttcttaaaaaaaactttttacccGATTTTTAACGCGCTATTAAAGCAATTTCTTAAGCGTAAAAtaaggcagcccttactttgcaccgttcaatgtgcaaaaacgatccataaataaatgaaaaacgatccgtaaataacatctgaatgtccCATAAAACGCtatcataaatccataaaatagttcgggagattccataaagaataattttatgatctataaatctttgaaaaatgatccataaaaactatattttgatctataaaatttcaaatttgcgcaatttttatcctgatgatgatccataatttcagtaatatgattctataaattgctaaattttgGCTTAGTtttggatcgaaaaattatacTTTATGGATTCTCCTGAACTATTtaatggatttatggtagcgttttaagGAACATTGAGATGTTATTTATGAACcgtttttcattatttatgGATCCgcctttattgtttatatgcaaaagtatgttttgccgtaAAATAAGGCATCACGCGGTttacaaacaataaaaaaatataatgcgggtaaggaccagctcccggctgaactttgcatctttatgaagttctccatattatgtcgaaaatatgtgaAGACGAgcaaatgcctgctagctggtttgacggcctcatttgccctctccttattctgttcaacatattgagaccgcttgaagagtccttcgtcggcgaataccaagcaggttttcgtgaaggCCGATCacaacggatcaaatgtttaccctgagacaaatccttgatagttgtacaacttgcagacacatcatctgtttattgatttcaaggcgacgtacgattcagtaaaacggaatgaattatggcaaattatgcttgaacatggttttttGGCGAAattgatacggctgattcgtataacgttggacgcatcaaaatcaagtgtaaggattgcggatgaaatatcgacatcatttgttaccttagatggattaaagcagggtgatgcacttttgaatctactgttcaatatagcgctcgagggagcgattaggagagctggtgtaaAAAGaggcggtaccattatcacaagatcgcatatgctcctgggatttgcggacgatatcgatattatcgggattgatcgccgtgcagtggaagaggcttttgtgcctttaaggagggagacagcgaggattggactcacgatcaataccagcaaaacgaagtacatggtcgctggcagcCAACGTGGGtttattagtggtggtggtagcgaaatggtgctggatggtaaaaagtttgaagtggtatAAGAATttttgtatcttggaacatttatgacgtgcgataatgatgttacccgcaagGTGAAAAgtcgtattgcagctgcaaatacgCCTTATTacagacttcgtaaccagcttaagtcccgtagtctgcaaacgaaaacaaaattcgcgctgtatactactctgattcttccggtggctttataaatatacggccatgaaacctggacgttaaaggagactGATCGtagtgtttgagcgtaaagtgctgcggacaatactcggtggtaaacaggagaacggtatctgacggcgtcgcatgaatcacgaattgtaccaggtgtatgaaggactggatattattaagcttatacaacacggcagactacggtgggctgttCACGTTGTTcttatgccggaagaacgttgtgcgaagataatatttagtagagaacccggaagaggccgcaggctttgTGGAAaaccgcgtacacgatggctttttgcagttgaaaaggacctgagggcgctcaattttcagggtgactggaagcgattggccctggatcgagtccagtgaagAAGGATACTTCATTCGGTGTAGGTTCATCGAGGAAAAGCTGTAGCCCGTCAAGTATCTAGTAagcgaagaagaaaagaaaattctaaatcatttcctctAGGCTagaatcatccatcgttcaaaTATTGACAAATATTGAAAATGCTTCCGATGATCCAACGTGCATAAGAAaccgaggtgcgcagcgagcaaggtggatcgtcATGTGTAAGAAGATTTGCGGACCCTGGCGACCGAGATGAATAAAGTAATCTTTTGCTCGACCTCgacttaagaaataaaataattacgCAAGCAGAATATCCTTTAGTCGCATTGATTTTTCTTTTACTATTTGATCCAACTCAAATCACAGAGTACTGAACTGGCAAGGAATATGGCAAGTTCATAAATACACTCTATGTGAAATAGAAATCTTATGTAACCCGTTTTTAAGATTTGCAATAATTGAATAAGATTTGGAGTACATTTCACAAAAGCAATATTAATAAATAGAGATAACCAGCAATCATCTAGATTCATTTGAACTAGTCTACTGCAAGAAATAAAATGATATGAAGCTGGATTTGCGAGAAGCTTGCCGATTGGTGGcaagatatttttatttttatttttttcaagaaagaaGACTGCTATATTGTGGAACTTACGAAGGTTTATGCCTGTGAAAGGGATTGGTCGCTGTGTGCAACGAACCGACAGATGTGGTGTGGCAAGGGAACAAATATCCAGAAAATATTTCGGCAATgaaatagaaataaaattcaatttcggTTGTGTACAAATTTGATTAGAATGGACGGTAATTGGTAATGGAAACTCATAAATGGGAATGGTGCGGAAAAAGGAGCTTAGTACCTATAATGATTGAAGCGAACATAGATGTGAGGTTGCGGTTGATCGGATTAAACGGTTTCGGAATTATTTTACTTGATTTATGGAGCTTTTTTCGCGGCATCAGAATTCATACGAAATCAAATGCCGGACAACCAAGTCTGCAGATTACAGTCATTAATCCAATTTGATTCATATAAATCGCTCAGTGATAATTTCCACGCATAAAATAGTGTCACCTCATTCAGtcgcagaaagtgaaaagcttCAATCACGAGCGACACAGCTTAGAGGTATCTGGGAAAGTTCCGTTCCACCCACCACAGTTGCCGTACTGTGTAATTTAGCTGCTTTGCATATTCAACCGAAACGCTTTatgaattttcaacatatttcgACAAGTCATCTTTCGTTTTGCCGCCGCCGGTTCCGGTTTGCCCTGTTCGTTGAGAGAAAATAGCAAAAGTGAAGCAATCTCCTCAATCAGCGTAGTCGTAAGTCGTTCGAGAACTATATAAAAGCCGAAATGAATAATTCAGGAACACATTAGTACCGATTGAAAAGTCCGCCCGGTGGGAACTCCACCGAGTAACAGCTGAGTTTTGAATATTCGTTCCCTTCTGAACCTTATCGTCGTGTCGAGTAGTCTTCGACCAGACAACAGTGGTGGATGTAATTCGCGAGGTTCCATTCAATCTACGCCGCTATCCAGAAATGACCAGACAAGTGGAGCTTATTCTTCTCGGGTGGATCGCGGTATCGGTGCTGTTCCAGACGGGCCCTGGCGGCATTGGAGTCGAGGGAGTAATTGATTATGCATTCTAAACTGTTGTTTGACCTATCAGACGCTACTCATTGGTAATGATGGTTTCATATTTTCTTGTTGGTTCTTGTGTTGACTGCAGAAAGCCACGATTGAGCAGATGGCCAAAACGGGTGAAATGATTCGAGGCGTTTGTGCTGGGAAAGTCAAAGCGGATGAAAGCATGATCAATAAGCTACGCGAAGGCATCTTTCCGGATGTTAAGGAAGTCAAATGCTATGTTAATTGTGCATTTGAAATGATGCAAGTGGTAAGTAAGATGGAAAAGAAGATATTCCTTATACCAATAGTGTGATAGTAGTTGATCTGGTTGCAAGTGCACCGGAAACAGTTTTACATAAGTTCGATTAatcaataacttcaaatcattTTATGCGTGTGTCGCAAAGTTATACACTGCTTATCCTAAGCATAGTTAATTTTCTGTATCGTCCTTCGACTGCACTAACGATCATCCAAAGCAATTCATGGATTCAACAACTAGAATAGGTGAATAGCCGAATTGCCTTAGAAATAATTTGTTTGGACAAACGCGGCAGCATTTGCAAAGCGCAACTGGCATATTAAAAAGCACTATGGAAAACGAGTATGCTCAGTACGGTGGTACAGTACAGTGTTTGCAGTATGCTAAATAATGAGACATTCAGCTTTAAAATTTTTCGACATAAATTCTTCCGATTATGTAATTACGTGTTGTGTAGTACTTCACTATTTCGTTCCCTCGAAAGGTACAACCACCTACACTGAGGTGTTTAACTTTGCGTCGTTATCGTTATAGAAATTTAAgaccaaaaataaaattgaaagacTGGAAACTTTGATCAACACTGACTGGTGAAGATTACAAATTGTTTTGGTCTAAAACATTGAACTTCTTGAGCTGAGGTTTGATGTTTGAATTCATTGAATTCTGTTCCACAgtttttcgctttacgaaaagttttctccttaccggggtgggaatcgaacccacactccacagcacatgcgtctagaccagggctgcccaacgtaccgCCCGCGTtccggatgcggccctcggctccattttttgtggcccgcgcacCGTGgtagaaaattcttcataaccGGCCCACAAGCTTGTCTGTGTGGCTCGAGAAGCTTCTACGATATTTACACTGAACTAGGAAGATAACAAATGTTAAAGGAGCTTCAAAGATAAGGTGctcatttaatttaaatttccattattgattcaaattatttgTAGAACAGTGCGATAATCCGCAGTGTAACAAAGTCTATTCACTCTGACAAACACGAAGCCAGGAAATGCAATACGGGCTAGTTTTGCTGTTAGtgagattttggcaaaacgAATAAAACTATTTTAGGACGGAGACTTGTACAAGGATGTACTTCGGCTATTGTCGGCATAGTGTGCCCCAAGAAAAAAGTCTCCTTCAGTAGCATTAGTTTGCCTCGGACGGAACATGGTGAGTAAAACAGTTCTTGCAGAAGATTTGGCATACGTGGCAAAGTCGCCTGCTTCAAATTCTACTCTCTAGCAATCGATGGCAATACTGATATTGATAACATGGCGCAGGTAGCTGTCTTCATAAGGGGAATTGATGATAATCTTTAAATCAAAGAGGAGTTGACACCTTTCATCCCAATGAAACTACCGGAAAAGACCTAGGAGGAGCTGTTAAGATCTGTTTGAAGTGGCTTGGACATTTCTCTAAAAAAATAAGTGGCCTTACAACAGATGGAGCCAGCGCTGGCAATGACGGAAACGAACACTGTCATTGTGACACTGCTAAGAAAGGAAAAGCAATCACAGTGGTACGGTTATACTCCACCGCACATTGCATTATTCATCATGAAAATCTATGGTCGAAAACGATTAATATTCCTGAAGTACTGACGCTCATTAAGGTTAAAAACTTTATTAGCGCGAGGGATCCACAACCACCAATTCCAGGTTGAGGCTTGAGAGATTTTATTTTCTTCGAAACAAAATCGCACTACTTTTACAAGATAAACAAGATCACTGTAAGGGCGAATGACTTAGCTTTTCTGGTAGATATtaccaaacatctcaatgacttgaacatgATGCTGCAAGGCACGGACCAACACGTCGAACTTGTATTATACAACATTAATGCTTTTGAAACAAAAGTGGTACTAAACATTTTGGCACAGTTTGTCGCTGAAAACTGCTACAATTCCCTCACCTTGTTGATTTTATGGAACACAGTAACGAATTATTCATTTTCTCAATACCGTTTATTATGTGAATTATAAAGTGTTACCGACATTTAATGTGTTAACATTCATATGGAGATTATCGACCTCAGAAAGAAAATATCTCTCATCTCAGCACATTTCAAGAATAAAAGCAGTAAAAAACTTCGAATCCTGTTTGCAAATTTTGGTCACCGATTGCGAAAACAATATGCGTTGATTATTCGAGAGTAGGCAATAATTTCATGTTTCTCATTGAATT comes from Armigeres subalbatus isolate Guangzhou_Male chromosome 2, GZ_Asu_2, whole genome shotgun sequence and encodes:
- the LOC134215352 gene encoding general odorant-binding protein 72-like; translation: MTRQVELILLGWIAVSVLFQTGPGGIGVEGKATIEQMAKTGEMIRGVCAGKVKADESMINKLREGIFPDVKEVKCYVNCAFEMMQVVKKGKLNYDAALKQIDTIMPDELAGPMRVALDACRTASEGIKNNCDAAYAIAICISKNNPKFVFP